Proteins encoded by one window of Streptomyces clavuligerus:
- the ung gene encoding uracil-DNA glycosylase: MTDTDLLPESWRGVLGDELAQPWFKELTEFVAEERTKGAVYPPREEVFAALEATPYDKVKVLILGQDPYHGEGQGHGLCFSVRPGVRIPPSLRNIYKEMHTELGLPIPDNGYLMPWAQQGVLLLNAVLTVRAGEANSHKGKGWEKVTDAVIRAVAERPDPAVFVLWGNYAQKKLPLIDETRHVVVKGAHPSPLSAKKFFGSHPFTQINEAVAAQGHEPIDWRIPDLGPSAS, encoded by the coding sequence GTGACCGACACCGACCTGCTGCCCGAGTCCTGGCGTGGCGTCCTCGGCGATGAACTGGCCCAGCCCTGGTTCAAGGAGCTGACCGAGTTCGTGGCGGAGGAGCGGACGAAGGGGGCGGTCTATCCGCCGCGCGAAGAGGTCTTCGCCGCCCTGGAGGCCACCCCGTACGACAAGGTCAAGGTGCTCATCCTGGGGCAGGACCCCTACCACGGCGAGGGCCAGGGGCACGGGCTCTGCTTCTCCGTGCGGCCGGGCGTCAGGATTCCGCCGTCCCTGCGGAACATCTACAAGGAGATGCACACCGAGCTGGGCCTGCCCATCCCGGACAACGGCTATCTGATGCCCTGGGCCCAGCAGGGCGTCCTGCTGCTCAACGCGGTGCTGACCGTGCGGGCGGGCGAGGCCAATTCCCACAAGGGCAAGGGCTGGGAGAAGGTGACCGACGCGGTGATCAGGGCGGTGGCCGAGCGGCCCGACCCGGCGGTCTTCGTCCTCTGGGGCAATTACGCGCAGAAGAAGCTGCCGCTGATCGACGAGACCCGCCATGTGGTGGTCAAGGGGGCGCACCCCTCGCCGCTGTCGGCGAAGAAGTTCTTCGGCTCCCACCCCTTCACCCAGATCAACGAGGCGGTGGCCGCGCAGGGGCACGAGCCCATCGACTGGCGCATCCCGGACCTCGGTCCGTCGGCCTCCTGA